In the genome of Sneathia sanguinegens, one region contains:
- the infA gene encoding translation initiation factor IF-1, with product MAKQDVLELEGEILEALPNAMFQIKLENGHIVLGHISGKMRMNYIKILPGDKVTVEISPYDLSRGRIVYRKK from the coding sequence ATGGCTAAACAAGATGTTCTAGAACTTGAAGGAGAGATACTAGAAGCTCTTCCAAATGCAATGTTTCAAATAAAACTTGAAAATGGGCATATAGTATTAGGGCATATATCTGGTAAAATGCGAATGAATTACATTAAAATTTTACCGGGTGACAAGGTTACGGTAGAAATTTCTCCATATGACTTGTCACGTGGCAGAATCGTCTACAGAAAAAAATAA
- a CDS encoding pseudouridine-5'-phosphate glycosidase, which translates to MNFKNFLEINPIVKEALDSNKPVVALESTIISHGMPYPKNMETALHVEEIIKNAGCVPATIGIINGKLKIGLTKDEIQILAKEGLKVTKVSRRDIPYVVSNKLNGATTVAGTMIAASLAGIKIFATGGIGGVHRGAETTMDISADLEELSRTNVAVICAGAKSILDLRLTLEYLETKGVPVLGYKTKELPAFFTSKSGLNLDYKMESAKQIADLLNTKWSLGINGGVVIANPIPHEFEMDPKLIEDVIEKAIEKANSLGIKGKDTTPFLLDEIQKVTSGNSLEANIHLVYNNVKLACEIAKNM; encoded by the coding sequence ATGAATTTTAAAAACTTTTTAGAAATTAACCCAATAGTAAAGGAAGCACTAGACTCAAACAAACCAGTCGTAGCATTAGAATCAACAATAATTTCACATGGTATGCCTTATCCAAAAAATATGGAAACTGCACTTCATGTAGAAGAAATAATAAAGAATGCTGGTTGTGTACCAGCTACAATTGGAATTATAAATGGAAAATTAAAGATTGGTTTAACTAAAGATGAAATACAAATATTAGCTAAGGAAGGTTTAAAAGTTACAAAAGTAAGTAGAAGAGATATTCCTTATGTTGTATCAAACAAATTAAATGGTGCTACTACTGTTGCTGGTACTATGATAGCAGCAAGCCTTGCAGGTATTAAAATCTTTGCAACAGGTGGTATAGGTGGTGTTCATAGAGGTGCTGAAACAACAATGGATATATCTGCTGACTTAGAAGAATTATCAAGAACTAATGTTGCTGTTATCTGTGCTGGTGCAAAATCAATACTAGATTTAAGATTAACTTTAGAATATCTTGAAACTAAAGGTGTTCCTGTATTAGGATATAAGACAAAAGAATTACCTGCATTCTTCACAAGTAAATCTGGACTTAACTTAGATTATAAGATGGAAAGTGCAAAACAAATCGCTGATTTATTAAATACAAAATGGAGCTTAGGAATTAACGGTGGGGTTGTTATAGCAAATCCAATTCCTCACGAATTTGAAATGGATCCTAAGTTAATTGAAGATGTAATAGAAAAAGCAATTGAAAAAGCTAATAGCTTAGGTATAAAAGGTAAAGACACTACACCATTCTTACTAGATGAAATCCAAAAAGTTACTTCTGGTAATTCATTAGAAGCTAATATACATCTTGTATATAACAATGTTAAATTAGCTTGTGAAATAGCAAAGAATATGTAA
- the rpsD gene encoding 30S ribosomal protein S4, whose protein sequence is MARNMQPVLKKCRTLGLDPVALGVNKKSKRNIRANANKKLTEYGTQLREKQKAKFVYGVMEKQFYKLYEEATRKEGVTGELLLQYLERRLDNVIYRLGLGSTRRQARQLVNHGHILVNGKKVNIVSFRVKQGDVIEVKEHSKELDVIKNSIGKKSIPGWLELDEGKKIGKVLENPTRDVVDFEVDEAMIIEFYSR, encoded by the coding sequence ATGGCAAGAAATATGCAACCAGTTCTAAAAAAATGTAGAACACTTGGATTAGATCCAGTAGCATTAGGAGTAAATAAAAAATCAAAAAGAAATATAAGAGCAAATGCAAATAAAAAATTAACAGAATATGGAACACAATTAAGAGAAAAACAAAAAGCAAAATTTGTATATGGAGTTATGGAAAAACAATTCTATAAATTATATGAAGAAGCAACAAGAAAAGAAGGAGTTACAGGTGAATTACTACTTCAATATCTTGAAAGAAGATTAGATAATGTTATTTATAGACTTGGTTTAGGGTCAACTAGAAGACAAGCAAGACAATTAGTTAATCATGGACATATTCTAGTTAATGGAAAGAAAGTAAATATAGTATCATTTAGAGTAAAACAAGGGGATGTTATTGAAGTTAAAGAACATTCTAAAGAATTAGATGTTATTAAAAATTCAATAGGTAAAAAATCTATCCCTGGTTGGTTAGAATTAGATGAAGGTAAAAAAATTGGAAAGGTTTTAGAAAATCCAACAAGAGATGTAGTTGATTTTGAAGTTGACGAAGCAATGATAATAGAATTCTATTCAAGATGA
- the rpsM gene encoding 30S ribosomal protein S13, whose protein sequence is MARIAGVDIPRNKRVEISLTYIFGVGRSTSNEILKKAGVDKDIKVKDLTEEDLGKIRKIMDDYKIEGELRKEIRLNIKRLTDIKCYRGLRHKMGLPVRGQKTKTNARTRKGPARMAVAKKK, encoded by the coding sequence TTGGCTAGAATAGCAGGAGTGGATATACCAAGAAACAAAAGAGTTGAAATTTCACTAACATATATCTTTGGAGTAGGTAGAAGTACTTCAAATGAAATATTGAAAAAAGCTGGAGTAGACAAGGATATAAAGGTTAAAGATCTTACAGAAGAAGATTTAGGAAAGATCAGAAAAATCATGGATGATTATAAGATCGAAGGAGAATTAAGAAAAGAAATTAGACTTAATATAAAGAGATTAACAGATATAAAATGTTATAGAGGTCTAAGACATAAGATGGGTCTACCAGTAAGAGGTCAAAAGACAAAGACAAATGCTAGAACAAGAAAAGGTCCAGCAAGAATGGCAGTAGCTAAAAAGAAATAA
- the rpsK gene encoding 30S ribosomal protein S11, whose amino-acid sequence MAKKATVSKKKKLKNIPNGIAYIHSTFNNTVVTITDTEGKVIAWKSGGTSGFKGTKKGTPFAAQIAAEQAAQVAIENGMKKIEIKIKGPGSGREASIRSIQATELEVTRVVDITPVPHNGARPPKKRI is encoded by the coding sequence GTGGCAAAGAAAGCAACAGTTTCAAAGAAAAAGAAATTAAAAAATATACCTAATGGTATTGCATATATACATTCAACTTTTAATAATACAGTTGTTACTATTACTGACACAGAAGGAAAAGTAATAGCATGGAAATCAGGGGGAACTTCAGGTTTCAAAGGAACTAAAAAAGGAACTCCATTTGCAGCACAAATTGCAGCTGAACAAGCAGCACAAGTTGCTATTGAAAATGGAATGAAGAAGATAGAAATTAAAATTAAGGGTCCAGGATCAGGAAGAGAAGCTTCAATAAGATCAATACAAGCAACAGAATTAGAGGTTACAAGAGTAGTAGATATAACACCAGTACCTCATAATGGTGCAAGACCACCTAAGAAGAGAATATAA
- a CDS encoding alpha/beta fold hydrolase: protein MQIERYIAHDGKNIEYLKYEHNNGDNCKKIVLLHGMFESIELYTDFAQYFFYAGYDVYIPEYRGNGKLREKEYTDFGEDRIDGVLEDLNIFIHDIFANVNYRDIILIGQGIGALLVTYLSINNKFKNILLSSMFMESRIVLNMNLAIAKIEAKFNKAESKLNSYYKLNFNKITNDPSVIKKLKENKEYNRLASPKYYIDIFRLLKYIKKNMKKIREDINILMVYGGSDEDINNEKLKKYLTTINNKLRDIKILKNEKGRKNNLLEINKKQVYNKIENWLKNIK, encoded by the coding sequence ATGCAAATTGAAAGATATATAGCCCATGATGGAAAGAATATAGAATATTTAAAATATGAACATAATAATGGGGATAATTGTAAAAAAATAGTATTGTTACATGGAATGTTTGAGAGCATAGAGTTATATACTGATTTTGCACAATATTTTTTTTATGCAGGTTATGATGTATATATTCCAGAATATAGAGGAAATGGGAAATTAAGAGAAAAAGAATATACAGATTTTGGAGAAGATAGAATTGACGGAGTTTTAGAAGATCTTAATATTTTTATACATGATATTTTTGCCAATGTGAATTATAGAGATATAATATTAATTGGACAAGGAATAGGAGCTTTGTTGGTAACATATTTGAGTATAAATAATAAGTTTAAAAATATATTATTATCATCAATGTTTATGGAAAGTAGAATAGTTTTGAATATGAATTTAGCTATTGCAAAAATAGAAGCTAAATTTAATAAAGCTGAAAGTAAATTAAATTCATATTATAAGCTTAACTTTAATAAAATAACTAATGATCCGTCTGTTATAAAAAAGCTTAAGGAAAATAAAGAATATAATAGACTTGCTAGCCCAAAGTACTATATAGATATATTTAGATTATTGAAGTATATTAAAAAGAATATGAAGAAAATAAGAGAAGATATTAATATATTGATGGTTTATGGTGGTAGCGATGAAGATATTAATAATGAAAAATTAAAAAAATATCTTACAACTATTAATAATAAGCTAAGAGATATAAAGATATTAAAGAATGAAAAAGGAAGAAAAAATAATTTGCTAGAAATAAATAAAAAGCAAGTATATAATAAGATAGAAAACTGGCTAAAAAATATAAAATGA
- a CDS encoding methionine ABC transporter ATP-binding protein, with protein MIEFKKVFKKYADIEILKNINFKIEKGDIFGVIGLSGAGKSTLIRTINKLEKIDGGEIIIDDKEISKLSGKELMEFRKEIGMIFQNFNLLSSRTVYENVKLPLELIHKIDEKRIFEILDLVELTDKKDSYISKLSGGQKQRVAIARALITKPKILLCDEATSALDPLIASNILDLLKKINESLGITIVVITHQLEVVKKICNKLVVLKEGEIVEKGETDAIFENAKHEFTKKLIGGIND; from the coding sequence ATGATAGAATTTAAAAAAGTTTTTAAAAAATATGCAGATATTGAAATATTAAAAAATATAAATTTTAAGATAGAAAAAGGAGATATTTTTGGCGTCATTGGTTTGTCAGGAGCTGGTAAATCTACATTAATTAGAACTATAAATAAATTAGAGAAAATAGATGGTGGTGAGATTATAATAGACGATAAAGAAATATCTAAACTTAGTGGTAAAGAACTTATGGAATTTAGAAAGGAAATAGGCATGATTTTTCAAAATTTCAATCTTTTAAGTTCAAGAACAGTTTATGAAAATGTTAAATTGCCCTTAGAATTAATACATAAAATTGACGAAAAAAGAATATTTGAAATATTAGATTTAGTTGAACTAACAGATAAAAAAGATAGCTATATCTCAAAGTTATCAGGGGGTCAAAAACAAAGAGTTGCAATAGCTAGAGCATTGATAACTAAGCCTAAAATACTTTTATGTGATGAGGCAACTTCTGCTCTTGATCCATTAATAGCAAGTAATATTCTAGATTTATTAAAGAAGATAAATGAAAGCTTGGGAATAACAATAGTTGTTATAACCCATCAATTAGAGGTTGTAAAAAAAATATGCAATAAATTAGTTGTATTGAAAGAAGGTGAAATAGTTGAAAAAGGTGAAACGGATGCAATTTTTGAAAATGCAAAACACGAATTTACAAAAAAATTAATAGGAGGAATAAATGATTGA
- a CDS encoding NADP-dependent glyceraldehyde-3-phosphate dehydrogenase — MDKIQIYSPIDGKLLGEVEAMTKEEIEEKIQKLKKAYKTFSELDILKRANYLRKASELIKNRAEDLAKLMTVEISKPYKDSLTEVLRSVEMMDYTIEEALRIQNEVYSGESFGSKDKVCLSLRQALGIILCIAPFNYPINLSLSKIVPALIMGNVVLFKPPTQGSLVCSEMVKILNEVLPEDVLTIATGRGSVIGDYINTHKDIAFINFTGSTQIGKRISNQADLKGLMMELGGKDAAIVLKDADLSKAASEIVKGAFSYSGQRCTAIKRVLVDKEVKEELVSKICDLVDKLKVGHPMDNADITPLIDGKSADFVQSLIDDAIDKNAKVLRGNKRKQNLIYPCILDNVTLDMKVAFEEPFGPVLPIITVANVDEAIEIANMSNYGLQSAIFTKDITKAFEIAKKLEVGTVHINNKTQRGPDNFPFLGIKDSGIGVQGIRYSILSMTRLKNIVFDM, encoded by the coding sequence ATGGATAAGATACAGATTTATTCACCTATAGATGGAAAACTATTAGGTGAAGTTGAAGCGATGACAAAAGAAGAAATAGAAGAAAAAATACAAAAATTGAAAAAAGCATATAAAACATTTTCTGAGCTAGATATATTAAAAAGAGCTAACTATTTAAGAAAAGCTAGCGAATTGATAAAAAATCGAGCAGAAGATTTAGCAAAATTAATGACAGTTGAAATATCAAAACCATATAAAGATAGTTTAACAGAAGTCTTAAGATCAGTTGAAATGATGGATTATACTATAGAAGAGGCACTTAGAATACAAAATGAAGTCTATAGTGGTGAAAGTTTTGGAAGTAAGGATAAGGTATGTCTTAGTTTAAGACAAGCCTTAGGTATAATTTTATGTATAGCACCTTTTAATTATCCTATTAATCTTTCATTATCTAAAATAGTTCCAGCATTAATAATGGGAAATGTTGTATTATTTAAACCACCTACACAAGGGTCTTTAGTTTGTAGTGAAATGGTAAAAATTTTAAATGAAGTTTTACCAGAAGATGTTTTAACTATAGCTACAGGTAGAGGAAGTGTAATAGGGGACTATATTAACACTCATAAAGATATAGCCTTTATTAATTTTACAGGAAGTACACAGATAGGTAAAAGAATTTCAAATCAAGCAGATTTAAAAGGTTTGATGATGGAATTAGGTGGAAAAGATGCTGCTATAGTATTAAAAGATGCAGATCTTTCTAAGGCTGCAAGTGAAATAGTTAAAGGAGCTTTTAGCTATTCAGGGCAAAGATGCACTGCAATTAAAAGAGTATTAGTTGATAAAGAAGTTAAAGAAGAGTTAGTTTCTAAAATATGTGATTTAGTGGATAAGCTAAAAGTTGGGCATCCTATGGATAATGCAGATATTACACCTTTGATAGATGGTAAGAGTGCAGATTTTGTGCAAAGTTTAATAGATGATGCAATAGATAAAAATGCAAAGGTATTAAGAGGAAATAAAAGAAAACAAAATTTAATATATCCATGTATACTCGATAATGTTACATTAGATATGAAGGTTGCATTTGAAGAACCATTTGGACCTGTTTTGCCAATAATTACTGTAGCTAATGTAGATGAAGCAATAGAAATAGCTAATATGTCAAATTATGGTTTGCAAAGTGCAATATTTACAAAGGATATTACAAAAGCCTTTGAAATAGCTAAAAAATTAGAAGTAGGGACAGTACATATAAATAATAAAACACAAAGAGGACCTGATAATTTTCCATTTTTAGGAATAAAAGATAGTGGAATTGGAGTACAAGGTATAAGATATAGTATATTAAGTATGACAAGATTGAAAAATATAGTATTTGATATGTAG
- a CDS encoding MetQ/NlpA family ABC transporter substrate-binding protein: MIKKILIGIILIVTLISCSEKKENTLVLGVSPIPHKQISELIKEDLKKEGINLKIVEFTDYIQPNLGLRDKSLDANFFQHIPYMNEFGKKNHIDLVSVGSVHLEPIKLYSDKYTNIDQLPKNAKILIPNDPTNKQRALQLLKNMKDISIISLNAEQIGPRLKEVDGAVINTNFAISSKIPQNKAILVESKESPYANIVTVLKGRENDDKIKKLMKALRSEKVKKYIETTYKGEIIPAF, from the coding sequence ATGATAAAAAAAATATTAATAGGAATAATTTTAATAGTAACTTTAATTAGCTGTTCAGAAAAAAAAGAGAATACATTGGTTTTGGGAGTTTCGCCTATACCACATAAACAAATATCGGAATTGATAAAAGAAGATTTGAAAAAAGAAGGCATAAATTTAAAAATAGTAGAATTTACAGATTATATTCAACCTAATTTAGGTTTGAGAGATAAAAGTTTGGATGCTAATTTCTTTCAACATATACCATATATGAATGAATTTGGTAAGAAGAATCATATTGATTTAGTAAGTGTAGGTAGTGTACATTTAGAACCAATTAAACTTTATTCAGATAAATATACTAATATAGATCAACTGCCTAAAAATGCTAAAATATTGATACCTAATGATCCAACTAACAAACAAAGAGCCTTACAATTGCTTAAAAATATGAAAGATATTTCAATAATTAGTTTGAATGCTGAACAAATAGGACCTAGACTTAAAGAAGTTGATGGAGCTGTAATTAATACAAATTTTGCAATTTCAAGCAAAATACCACAAAATAAGGCAATCTTGGTTGAAAGCAAGGAATCACCATATGCAAATATAGTTACAGTATTGAAAGGAAGAGAAAATGATGATAAAATAAAGAAACTAATGAAGGCATTAAGATCTGAAAAAGTAAAAAAATATATAGAAACTACATATAAGGGAGAAATAATACCTGCTTTTTAA
- a CDS encoding ROK family protein, whose amino-acid sequence MKYYGGIDLGGTNTKIGLLDEKGTLIFKANIKTTSEEGYKTTIKRICDVMLHEIEVANIELSDIVAIGVGIPGPVVKNKIVKFFANFNWDKNLNLAKEFEGIIGKPVYVGNDVNVITLGETWVGAAKGYSDILGLAIGTGIGAGVIVDNKLVSGKVGAGGEVGHIKLIPNGLLCGCGQKGCFEAYASATGIIREAESRLKVNKNNLLYEIVKDRSVEAKDVFDAAKQGDKFSMDIVEYITDMLALGISNVLNILDPQIVVIGGGVALAGEILFDKIKKKIKNYTLPPILEGLEIKPAILGNDAGIYGAAYLAMLEEK is encoded by the coding sequence ATGAAATATTATGGTGGTATTGATTTAGGAGGAACTAATACAAAAATAGGTTTACTAGATGAAAAAGGGACACTAATATTTAAAGCAAATATTAAAACTACTTCGGAAGAAGGATATAAGACTACTATTAAAAGAATTTGTGATGTAATGTTACATGAAATTGAGGTAGCAAATATAGAACTTTCAGATATCGTTGCAATAGGTGTTGGAATACCTGGACCTGTTGTAAAGAATAAAATAGTTAAATTTTTTGCAAATTTTAACTGGGATAAAAATTTAAACCTAGCAAAGGAATTTGAAGGAATTATAGGAAAACCAGTATACGTGGGTAATGACGTTAATGTTATAACTCTTGGTGAAACATGGGTAGGAGCAGCAAAAGGCTATTCTGATATATTAGGTTTAGCTATAGGTACAGGTATAGGAGCAGGAGTTATTGTTGATAATAAATTGGTTTCAGGTAAAGTAGGAGCAGGTGGAGAAGTTGGACATATTAAACTTATTCCAAATGGACTTTTATGTGGTTGTGGACAAAAAGGTTGTTTTGAAGCATATGCTTCTGCTACAGGTATAATTCGTGAAGCAGAATCAAGATTAAAAGTAAATAAAAATAATCTATTATATGAAATAGTAAAAGATAGAAGTGTAGAAGCAAAGGATGTATTTGATGCTGCAAAACAAGGGGATAAGTTTTCTATGGATATAGTTGAATATATCACAGATATGTTAGCATTAGGTATATCTAATGTATTAAATATATTAGATCCACAAATTGTTGTTATAGGTGGTGGAGTTGCATTAGCAGGTGAAATATTATTTGATAAAATAAAGAAAAAAATAAAAAATTATACATTGCCTCCTATACTTGAAGGCTTAGAAATAAAACCAGCAATATTAGGTAATGATGCTGGAATATATGGAGCAGCATATTTAGCTATGCTGGAGGAAAAGTAA
- the rpmJ gene encoding 50S ribosomal protein L36, with the protein MKVKASVKSICDKCKIIKRSGVVRVICENRKHNQRQG; encoded by the coding sequence ATGAAAGTTAAAGCATCTGTTAAAAGCATTTGCGACAAATGCAAGATCATTAAAAGATCAGGAGTCGTTAGAGTAATATGCGAAAACCGTAAACATAATCAAAGACAAGGATAA
- a CDS encoding methionine ABC transporter permease — MIEATLETLYMLFISMSIACIFGLPLGISLIITKKEGLNENLLYHKILDMFLVNVTRSIPFVILIVLLIPLSRILVGKSYGTTAFLIPLSIASVPFVARIVENSLNEVDKGLIEMGLSLGANTRQIIFKILIPEALPSLINGLTLTLITLVSYTAIAGVIGGGGLGNMAIIEGYQRGNNMIMYISTMIIIILVQLLQYLGSKIVKNIQKKRGI; from the coding sequence ATGATTGAAGCAACTTTAGAAACTTTATATATGCTCTTTATATCAATGAGTATAGCTTGTATATTTGGGCTTCCCTTGGGAATATCTTTGATAATTACTAAAAAAGAAGGACTTAATGAAAATTTACTTTATCACAAAATTTTAGATATGTTTTTAGTAAATGTAACAAGATCTATACCCTTTGTTATATTAATTGTCTTACTAATACCCTTATCAAGAATATTGGTAGGTAAATCATATGGTACTACAGCCTTTTTGATACCACTTTCTATAGCTAGTGTGCCTTTTGTAGCAAGAATAGTTGAAAATTCTTTGAACGAAGTAGATAAAGGTTTAATAGAAATGGGCTTATCATTAGGAGCAAATACAAGACAAATAATATTTAAAATATTGATACCTGAAGCTTTACCTTCACTAATTAATGGCTTAACATTAACACTTATAACTTTAGTATCTTATACAGCAATAGCAGGAGTTATTGGTGGTGGAGGCTTAGGTAATATGGCGATAATTGAAGGTTATCAAAGAGGAAATAATATGATAATGTATATTTCAACAATGATAATAATTATCTTAGTTCAATTATTACAATATTTAGGTTCAAAAATAGTTAAAAATATACAAAAGAAAAGAGGAATATAA
- a CDS encoding tRNA dihydrouridine synthase, whose amino-acid sequence MKKLYIAPMAGVTDYAFRQILKQYKPDLMYAEMVNSNLFIKEHKKTLNTIMKMSTDEKTGIQLFGSDMDELIQNFSKLHELGYTNLLLNMGCPQHKITKRGCGATLLDKIDEIEYLLASLNKKDIRISLKLRNCKNIINFFELANKYEIPYLCLHSRTKEEKFENEADFTLIHKLAKVDRNFDFIANGGIYSLEDYKKLQNENIDGIMLARGVIGRPWLIKEIKEGKKYSPSLQEVKEIVISHMNYILEDKGIKKASIEINKFLEAYFKDFNVDVNKIILEQDFEKKIELVQSA is encoded by the coding sequence ATGAAAAAACTATATATTGCTCCAATGGCAGGAGTTACAGATTATGCCTTTAGACAAATATTAAAACAATATAAGCCTGATTTAATGTATGCTGAAATGGTAAACTCAAATTTATTTATTAAAGAACATAAAAAAACTTTGAATACTATTATGAAAATGTCTACGGACGAAAAAACTGGAATTCAATTATTTGGTTCCGATATGGATGAACTTATACAAAATTTTTCAAAATTACACGAATTAGGATATACAAATCTATTATTAAATATGGGTTGCCCCCAACATAAAATAACTAAAAGAGGTTGTGGGGCAACTCTTTTAGATAAAATTGATGAAATTGAATATTTACTAGCTTCATTAAATAAAAAGGATATAAGAATTTCTCTCAAATTAAGAAATTGTAAAAATATTATAAACTTTTTTGAACTTGCTAATAAATATGAAATACCTTATCTTTGTTTACATTCTAGAACAAAGGAAGAAAAGTTTGAAAATGAAGCTGATTTCACATTAATACACAAACTTGCAAAAGTAGATAGAAATTTTGACTTTATTGCTAATGGAGGTATTTATTCCTTAGAAGATTATAAAAAATTGCAAAATGAAAATATTGATGGAATAATGCTTGCAAGAGGTGTTATAGGTAGACCTTGGCTTATTAAAGAAATAAAGGAAGGGAAAAAATATAGCCCATCTTTACAAGAAGTCAAAGAAATTGTTATTAGTCATATGAACTATATTTTAGAAGATAAAGGAATAAAAAAGGCTAGTATAGAAATTAATAAATTTTTAGAAGCTTATTTCAAAGATTTTAATGTAGATGTTAATAAGATTATTCTTGAACAAGACTTTGAGAAAAAAATTGAGTTAGTACAAAGTGCATAA
- a CDS encoding carbohydrate kinase: MTKRERQIYELIKSKPSITQNQIAKELKISRASVAVHITHIIQKGFILGRQYLIKSDPSILVIGACNLDLQGIPNENLKFHDSNIGKINVGLGGVGRNIAVNLKKLMSNVNFITVLGENFYSNKILDDLNIKRINTSDILRVPDDSISMYLSILDENGEMLAGVSDMNILRYLTPEFLKTKEELIKNSEIIVIDTNIPRESIEYIANLKHGKQKLIVDTVSIKKAAKISNILDKIDVLKTNKLEIEALFDRTFRNKKEIRQAMRELIAKGVKNIYLTLGHEGVLAMNSKKSLKLPLPLIKNVVDVTGAGDIFTATLVFCTKNELSLSKTAKVSQAASTIKIAQHGTVPENFSFDILNEQVKKLYNETIFVGDEQDEF, encoded by the coding sequence ATGACAAAAAGGGAAAGACAAATTTATGAATTAATCAAGTCTAAACCTAGTATTACACAAAATCAAATAGCAAAAGAGCTTAAAATTTCTAGAGCTTCTGTAGCCGTACATATAACACACATAATACAAAAAGGCTTCATTCTTGGAAGACAATATTTAATTAAGAGTGACCCATCTATATTAGTTATAGGTGCTTGTAATTTAGATTTGCAAGGTATTCCTAATGAAAATTTAAAATTTCACGATTCAAATATAGGTAAAATTAATGTTGGACTTGGTGGAGTTGGTAGAAATATAGCTGTTAATTTAAAAAAATTAATGAGCAATGTTAATTTCATTACTGTATTAGGGGAAAATTTTTACAGTAATAAAATATTAGATGATTTAAATATTAAAAGAATAAATACTTCAGATATATTAAGAGTTCCTGATGACTCAATTTCAATGTATCTATCTATTTTAGATGAAAACGGTGAAATGTTAGCTGGCGTTTCAGATATGAATATTTTGCGTTACCTTACACCAGAATTTTTAAAGACAAAAGAAGAACTTATTAAAAATTCTGAAATTATAGTTATTGATACTAATATACCTAGGGAAAGTATAGAATATATCGCTAATTTAAAACATGGTAAGCAAAAATTAATTGTTGATACTGTTTCAATTAAAAAAGCAGCTAAAATATCTAATATATTAGATAAAATTGATGTTTTAAAAACTAACAAATTAGAAATTGAAGCTTTATTTGACAGAACATTTAGAAATAAGAAAGAAATTAGACAAGCTATGAGAGAATTAATTGCAAAAGGAGTTAAGAATATTTACTTAACTTTAGGACACGAAGGTGTGCTTGCAATGAATTCTAAAAAATCACTTAAGTTACCTCTACCATTAATTAAAAATGTCGTAGATGTTACTGGAGCTGGTGATATCTTTACAGCCACATTAGTATTCTGTACTAAAAATGAACTATCTCTTTCTAAAACTGCTAAGGTTTCACAAGCAGCTTCAACTATTAAGATAGCTCAACATGGTACAGTACCTGAAAACTTCTCATTTGATATTTTAAATGAACAAGTTAAAAAATTATACAATGAAACAATTTTCGTAGGAGATGAACAAGATGAATTTTAA